The Juglans microcarpa x Juglans regia isolate MS1-56 chromosome 2S, Jm3101_v1.0, whole genome shotgun sequence genome has a window encoding:
- the LOC121252346 gene encoding uncharacterized protein LOC121252346: protein MVGETAKKLDHFLLVTVLLLMLFSPHTTRWGAIASSIQLDNGTRAAFDYQGRMEEPELLFDSEISRMLVDYQTVTGALNPLLSLQFPTVTDLQGTQAHVFPVKSLVSQKKSVVIKPTNAAVANDIGKNVLYLYS, encoded by the exons ATGGTGGGAGAAACAGCGAAGAAGCTGGATCACTTTCTTCTGGTGACAGTGCTGCTGCTGATGTTATTCTCGCCGCACACGACTCGTTGGGGAGCGATTGCTTCTTCAATCCAGCTTGACAACGGCACCCGCGCCGCCTTTGATTACCAGGGCCGCATGGAGGAGCCAGAGCTGCTCTTCGATTCGGAAATAAGCAGGATGCTTGTTGACTATCAGACTGTCACTGGGGCACTAAATCCCCTACTAAGCCTGCAGTTTCCGACTGTAACCGACCTCCAAGGTA CACAGGCTCATGTCTTCCCGGTAAAATCGTTGGTAAGCCAAAAGAAAAGTGTAGTAATAAAGCCTACAAACGCAGCGGTTGCTAATGATATTggtaaaaatgttttgtatctatactcttaa